In a genomic window of Telopea speciosissima isolate NSW1024214 ecotype Mountain lineage chromosome 5, Tspe_v1, whole genome shotgun sequence:
- the LOC122661943 gene encoding F-box protein At3g07870-like: MIDPDNTIVAFDLESEKFRLVPHPEGCPDISSLQHFEQPQLVELRGLLCLSCVQGSKMDIWILKDYNYESGNDHIRGTWVKEYSIDLNVLHPSYQMWDSPFHYFAPIDIEDTKVLIESHMRGVGYYHLQSKKFKGFMHSSRQMPYLKFSFYVESLRPLKRTISTGETLKQLKQKQK; the protein is encoded by the coding sequence ATGATTGACCCTGATAATACGATTGTTGCTTTTGACCTCGAGAGCGAAAAATTCAGATTAGTCCCACATCCTGAAGGTTGTCCTGATATTAGTTCTTTACAACATTTTGAGCAACCCCAATTGGTGGAGTTGAGAGGGTTGCTATGCCTTTCATGTGTTCAAGGTTCCAAAATGGACATATGGATATTAAAAGACTACAACTACGAGAGTGGTAATGATCATATCCGTGGTACTTGGGTGAAAGAATACAGTATTGATCTTAATGTCTTGCACCCTAGCTACCAAATGTGGGATAGCCCTTTTCACTACTTTGCACCTATAGACATAGAGGACACAAAGGTGCTAATTGAGTCACATATGAGAGGTGTAGGCTATTACCATCTCCAAAGCAAAAAGTTCAAGGGATTTATGCATAGTAGCAGACAAATGCCATATCTAAAGTTCAGTTTCTATGTGGAGAGTTTGCGCCCACTAAAACGAACAATTAGCACAG